In one Deltaproteobacteria bacterium genomic region, the following are encoded:
- the murJ gene encoding murein biosynthesis integral membrane protein MurJ — protein MAVAVGIFLSRIAGLVRDRVFAHYLGNSLAAGAFKAALRIPNFLQNLFGEGVLSASFIPVYARLHAEGQTEEARRLAGSVATILLLIITILSALGVMFAPVMIDILAPGFEAPEVRQLTINLVRIMFPGIALLVMSAWCLGVLNSHGYFLLSYLAPVLWNLSIIVALVWSGAAQDSGLAAKYAMVEDVAWGTVVGCLLQLVVQLPKVWKLLKGVKIQFTIKDPSVQRVIRNFLPVLASRGVVQVSAYIDGIIASFLGPAIYSAMAYAQTLYLLPISLFGMSVSAAELPAMSSVIGNQKLIHQQIRQKLERGLARVAFFVIPSVGAMVVLGDVIIAAVYQTGAFTTKDATDGWLILGGYAIGLLPSTLGRLCSTAFYAIGDSRTPLKFACLRVGLTASLGAAAALVLSRALGLSLIAGAAMLTSAAGLSSWVEFVLLRFAVVKVVGDVSLSPKLLLKLSITTVLSASVGFCAKMITTGQNPVAAGVVILGAFGGCYLGITVGLGVGEGKALRAAIAKRFQ, from the coding sequence ATAGCCGTCGCGGTCGGGATTTTCCTTTCTCGCATAGCCGGCCTTGTCAGAGACCGGGTATTTGCCCATTACCTCGGCAATTCTCTTGCAGCTGGAGCTTTTAAGGCGGCACTCCGCATCCCAAATTTCTTACAAAACTTATTCGGAGAAGGAGTCCTTTCAGCTTCATTTATCCCTGTGTATGCGAGGCTCCACGCTGAGGGCCAGACAGAGGAAGCTCGGCGCCTTGCCGGATCTGTGGCGACCATTTTGTTGCTCATTATTACTATACTTTCCGCGCTAGGAGTTATGTTTGCGCCAGTTATGATTGATATTTTGGCGCCAGGTTTTGAGGCTCCAGAGGTACGACAGCTTACCATAAACCTTGTCCGGATCATGTTTCCAGGTATCGCTTTACTGGTCATGTCGGCGTGGTGCTTGGGGGTCTTAAACAGTCATGGCTACTTTCTTTTAAGTTACTTGGCGCCTGTGCTTTGGAATCTGTCGATTATCGTGGCCCTGGTTTGGTCCGGTGCTGCCCAGGACTCCGGATTAGCCGCCAAATATGCCATGGTTGAAGATGTAGCTTGGGGGACAGTGGTGGGCTGTCTACTGCAGCTTGTCGTGCAGCTACCCAAAGTTTGGAAATTGCTGAAGGGTGTGAAAATTCAGTTCACCATCAAGGACCCTTCAGTGCAGAGGGTTATCAGAAATTTTCTACCAGTTCTTGCAAGTCGTGGCGTTGTCCAGGTCAGTGCCTATATCGACGGCATCATTGCAAGTTTTCTTGGTCCGGCAATTTATTCCGCTATGGCCTATGCCCAAACACTTTATTTGCTACCGATATCCTTGTTTGGCATGTCTGTCTCTGCAGCGGAACTTCCCGCCATGTCATCCGTAATTGGCAATCAAAAGTTGATCCATCAGCAAATTAGGCAAAAATTAGAGCGAGGATTGGCTCGCGTAGCTTTTTTTGTGATCCCGTCGGTCGGCGCTATGGTGGTTTTAGGTGATGTCATCATAGCTGCTGTCTATCAAACTGGTGCCTTTACGACCAAAGATGCCACCGATGGTTGGCTAATTTTAGGCGGATATGCCATCGGATTATTGCCATCAACTCTGGGACGACTTTGCTCAACGGCATTCTATGCTATTGGCGATTCTCGCACTCCTCTAAAGTTTGCCTGTCTTAGGGTCGGCTTAACTGCGTCACTCGGTGCAGCTGCTGCCTTAGTTCTATCTCGTGCCCTGGGCTTATCACTGATCGCCGGGGCCGCCATGCTAACAAGCGCAGCTGGACTCTCAAGCTGGGTCGAGTTCGTGCTATTAAGGTTCGCTGTTGTGAAAGTAGTTGGAGATGTGTCACTCAGTCCAAAGTTATTGCTGAAGTTAAGCATTACAACCGTACTTAGCGCATCGGTAGGTTTTTGTGCCAAAATGATTACGACCGGCCAAAACCCTGTTGCAGCTGGTGTCGTGATACTGGGGGCATTCGGTGGCTGCTACCTAGGGATCACTGTAGGTCTCGGAGTGGGCGAAGGCAAAGCACTCCGTGCCGCCATCGCCAAGCGTTTCCAATAA
- a CDS encoding DUF4340 domain-containing protein codes for MNKKLKISGLLAVILLALGGVATWDEWQTKKDQELEENKNKLTKFRAEDVVDFQYHSEMDTTIPVVEDDHSAQGVKPVDVEVTKVEGLWRLKSPVDAPADAGTLDNLVKTVTGYSFAKVVSDDKSRWADYGLAHPKRFIRMRTSGQNPSDWTLFIGEKAPIGYEVYFRTSDSDKVYIGSQHILVSTTKTAAEFRDKTIVKIDESRLKSLRYQRRGEPEIVLPRVDGKYSIVAPEQLQADSVAVREFVEDLGNLRASNFVDTPDDTLKAALTMPEVSVVLNADNGVPTEIKFLEFGGKVFASVDQKPTLYELGDGLRDKYKRDIMDFRNRRILESDMVSAKSISIDGQLYKNIAGSWYASSDSEKFDEKGILKLDVKDKPSDLPHIRAFVVDLEFAKTDKFIPPSAPEAKNLGSAPLHHIVLGYDDPKKKPLSIDVFKIESDNANYLVRRAGTDVIYHVPVSVFASMTPPVAGANTAPASEMPIDDDNGADLGGEAGSLGAIASPS; via the coding sequence GTGAATAAAAAGCTAAAAATTTCCGGCTTACTAGCGGTGATCCTACTTGCTCTAGGTGGAGTTGCTACCTGGGACGAATGGCAAACAAAAAAGGATCAAGAGCTTGAGGAAAATAAGAACAAGCTAACTAAGTTCAGGGCTGAAGATGTCGTTGATTTTCAATATCACTCAGAAATGGACACAACGATCCCCGTAGTTGAAGACGACCATAGTGCACAGGGCGTAAAGCCAGTCGACGTAGAGGTAACGAAGGTTGAAGGACTGTGGCGACTGAAGTCACCTGTAGATGCGCCCGCCGATGCGGGCACACTTGATAATCTTGTGAAGACTGTTACGGGCTACTCTTTTGCCAAGGTGGTAAGTGATGACAAAAGTCGCTGGGCCGATTACGGGCTTGCGCATCCGAAACGTTTTATAAGGATGAGGACTTCAGGGCAAAACCCCTCAGATTGGACCCTCTTTATTGGGGAAAAAGCTCCAATAGGCTATGAGGTATACTTTCGTACCAGTGACAGCGACAAAGTATATATCGGGAGTCAGCACATTCTCGTATCCACCACTAAAACAGCAGCAGAATTCCGAGATAAGACTATCGTTAAAATTGATGAGTCTAGGTTGAAGTCGCTACGGTATCAGCGTCGCGGCGAGCCCGAAATCGTGCTCCCCCGAGTGGATGGCAAGTATTCTATCGTTGCTCCAGAACAATTACAGGCGGACAGTGTCGCAGTTCGGGAATTTGTCGAAGATCTTGGCAACCTAAGAGCCTCTAACTTTGTGGACACGCCGGACGATACTCTAAAAGCAGCTCTGACCATGCCTGAAGTCTCAGTTGTTCTCAATGCGGATAACGGAGTGCCAACTGAAATTAAATTTCTAGAATTTGGTGGTAAAGTATTCGCCTCTGTTGACCAAAAGCCCACACTTTACGAATTAGGTGACGGTCTAAGGGACAAATACAAGCGTGACATTATGGATTTTCGCAACAGGCGGATATTAGAATCGGACATGGTAAGTGCCAAGTCTATTTCAATCGATGGACAGCTCTATAAAAATATTGCGGGAAGTTGGTACGCTTCGAGTGATTCTGAAAAGTTCGATGAAAAGGGGATTCTCAAGTTAGACGTGAAAGACAAGCCTTCTGACTTGCCTCATATTCGCGCGTTTGTAGTAGATTTAGAGTTTGCCAAAACTGACAAGTTTATTCCCCCGTCAGCTCCTGAGGCCAAGAATCTAGGGTCAGCTCCGCTGCATCATATCGTCCTAGGATATGACGATCCTAAGAAAAAACCCCTATCAATCGACGTATTCAAGATTGAAAGTGATAATGCAAACTACCTCGTGCGCCGCGCGGGTACAGATGTCATTTATCACGTGCCGGTGAGCGTTTTCGCAAGTATGACTCCGCCCGTGGCAGGAGCAAATACTGCGCCAGCCTCCGAAATGCCGATAGATGACGATAACGGCGCCGATCTAGGTGGAGAGGCCGGCTCTTTGGGCGCTATTGCGTCACCTAGTTAA
- a CDS encoding ABC transporter ATP-binding protein, which produces MIEVNGLTKRFGSIQALRDVSFKVEPGQIVGFLGANGAGKTTTMDIMCGCIGADSGSAKIAGFDIMDQPLEAKRRLGYLPDVAPLHLEMRVADYVTFAARLHKVPAVQLRKQVDDALDRLSLGDVRHRLVGNLSKGYRQRVALAQAIVHNPEVLILDEPTEGLDPNQILHIRELIKSLAGQHTIILSSHILSEVQNTCDRIVIIHNGVVVQQGSVEELARQAEAGRIYRMRVANNVDQLARDLGAINQLSGVRLTDPKNGELEFGLAKAADEQVITEVSKVVVNGSYGLRELTLKTHSLEDVFFQLTH; this is translated from the coding sequence ATGATCGAGGTAAACGGTCTGACTAAGCGATTTGGATCAATCCAGGCGCTACGAGATGTGTCATTCAAGGTTGAGCCAGGTCAAATTGTTGGATTTTTGGGCGCTAACGGTGCAGGTAAGACGACAACAATGGATATCATGTGTGGCTGCATAGGAGCAGATTCAGGATCGGCTAAGATAGCCGGTTTTGACATCATGGATCAGCCTTTGGAGGCTAAGAGACGATTAGGTTATTTACCCGATGTCGCCCCCCTCCATCTGGAAATGCGCGTAGCTGACTATGTGACATTCGCGGCACGTTTACACAAGGTTCCGGCGGTGCAATTGCGTAAACAAGTCGATGACGCTTTGGATCGCTTGTCATTAGGCGATGTACGCCATCGTTTGGTTGGAAATCTTTCAAAAGGTTATAGGCAGAGAGTGGCTTTGGCACAGGCTATTGTGCACAACCCTGAGGTTTTAATTCTAGATGAGCCAACAGAGGGTTTGGATCCTAATCAGATATTGCACATTCGCGAGCTGATCAAATCCCTTGCGGGACAGCATACTATTATACTCAGTTCACACATCCTGAGTGAGGTGCAAAACACCTGTGATCGAATCGTCATTATCCATAACGGTGTCGTTGTTCAGCAGGGTTCCGTAGAGGAGTTAGCGCGCCAAGCTGAGGCGGGCCGCATATACCGGATGCGCGTCGCAAATAATGTCGATCAATTGGCCCGCGATTTGGGCGCTATCAATCAATTGAGCGGTGTGAGACTCACTGATCCGAAAAATGGTGAGTTGGAATTCGGTTTGGCCAAGGCTGCCGATGAGCAGGTAATAACCGAGGTGTCTAAAGTAGTGGTGAACGGCAGCTACGGGCTTCGCGAGCTGACGCTAAAGACACATTCCCTTGAAGATGTTTTTTTTCAACTTACACATTAA
- the trpS gene encoding tryptophan--tRNA ligase: protein MGQSKKRVLTGSRPSGTPHLGNYFGAYKPLIDLQNQYDFFFFLADFHSLNGSDTAAETRQYSFTLLATMLACGLDPQRGLLYAQSAVPEVCELAWILGCQAPYGMLTRAHSFKDTQAKGIDVNMGVFNYPVLMAADILMFDADVVPVGQDQKQHLEMTRDFAQRFNNRYGPLMHLPEPLISDDVAVVPGTDGEKMSKSKNNTVAIFATDKEWHKQVMSIVTGSAALADSKDPSSCNVFALYRLLGSPAEVGQLADKYRAGGFGYGHAKLELIEKIKSVFGPMRDRYFELIKRPDDLRDIVLTGSTRARVLAREKLEKIQHAVGVIGRPY, encoded by the coding sequence ATGGGACAGTCCAAAAAACGCGTTCTCACCGGCTCGCGTCCGTCGGGGACGCCACACTTAGGTAATTATTTCGGCGCCTATAAGCCCCTCATTGACCTACAGAATCAGTACGATTTTTTCTTTTTTCTTGCCGATTTTCACTCGTTAAACGGCTCTGATACGGCCGCTGAAACGAGGCAGTATTCGTTCACCTTGCTTGCGACTATGCTCGCTTGCGGTCTGGACCCACAAAGAGGGCTCCTTTATGCTCAATCTGCGGTCCCTGAGGTATGCGAGTTGGCTTGGATCCTAGGTTGCCAGGCACCTTACGGTATGCTGACGCGTGCTCACTCCTTCAAGGATACCCAGGCTAAAGGCATCGATGTCAACATGGGCGTATTTAACTATCCGGTACTGATGGCCGCAGACATCCTTATGTTTGACGCTGACGTGGTGCCAGTGGGGCAGGATCAAAAGCAGCATTTAGAGATGACGCGCGATTTTGCTCAGCGATTTAATAACCGTTACGGGCCCTTGATGCATTTGCCAGAACCATTGATCTCGGACGATGTGGCTGTGGTTCCAGGGACAGACGGTGAGAAGATGAGTAAGTCTAAGAACAACACTGTCGCCATTTTTGCCACTGACAAAGAGTGGCATAAGCAAGTCATGTCAATCGTGACGGGGTCGGCCGCATTGGCGGATTCTAAAGATCCCTCCAGCTGTAACGTGTTCGCATTATACAGGCTTTTAGGCTCCCCAGCTGAGGTCGGTCAATTGGCCGATAAATATAGGGCTGGAGGTTTCGGTTATGGCCACGCGAAGCTTGAGCTTATTGAAAAGATCAAGTCGGTTTTCGGGCCTATGCGTGATCGGTATTTTGAGCTTATCAAACGACCTGATGATCTCCGTGATATCGTGCTCACCGGATCAACTAGAGCTAGAGTCCTTGCCAGAGAAAAGCTTGAGAAAATTCAGCATGCGGTCGGGGTTATTGGCCGCCCGTACTAA
- a CDS encoding integration host factor subunit alpha, translating to MTSPAGRRSLTDRETQAVEGTLTKDALIEMIRDKVGYPVKEAKEILEIILEEIKSRLEEGKEVKISGFGKWTVKEKRSRPGRNPHTGDRIEISARRVVTFHPSDKLRDSVNSTVNQGG from the coding sequence ATGACTTCACCTGCCGGGCGTCGGAGTTTAACGGACAGGGAGACTCAAGCCGTGGAAGGTACCCTCACCAAAGACGCTCTGATTGAGATGATTCGTGACAAAGTCGGCTATCCTGTCAAGGAAGCCAAGGAGATCCTCGAGATCATCCTTGAGGAGATCAAATCTCGGCTAGAAGAAGGCAAAGAGGTCAAGATCTCTGGGTTCGGTAAATGGACCGTGAAAGAAAAACGCTCCCGTCCGGGCCGCAACCCCCACACAGGCGATCGGATTGAAATTTCCGCGCGCCGGGTTGTGACTTTTCACCCATCTGATAAACTTCGTGATTCGGTTAATAGCACCGTCAATCAAGGCGGCTAA
- a CDS encoding cob(I)yrinic acid a,c-diamide adenosyltransferase translates to MRLTKIYTKIGDKGTTMLADGTMVPKHSLRIETYGTIDELNSYLGWLRDVLRDTEPGKFASLVSRLTLIQNEMHDLGGELATPTDRLRPERQNLVSAASVGRLESEIDSYNESLPALSNFVLPGGHQANSAAHICRTVCRRAERLIVRLGSVEALREEPRIYVNRLSDWLFVVSRHISMTLGVPEVLWNQGGKSRPHDQSSVP, encoded by the coding sequence ATGCGGCTTACAAAAATTTACACCAAGATCGGTGACAAGGGGACCACGATGCTGGCTGATGGCACGATGGTCCCCAAGCATTCTTTACGCATTGAGACCTACGGAACGATTGATGAGCTCAACAGCTACCTAGGTTGGCTTCGCGATGTGCTCCGAGACACCGAACCTGGTAAATTTGCATCTCTGGTCTCACGCTTAACTTTGATACAGAATGAGATGCACGATTTGGGAGGTGAGCTCGCAACGCCCACCGACAGACTCAGGCCTGAGCGACAAAACTTGGTGTCTGCCGCGAGCGTTGGGCGCCTAGAGTCCGAAATCGATAGTTACAACGAGTCCTTACCAGCGCTGTCGAATTTTGTATTACCGGGCGGCCACCAAGCTAACTCAGCTGCCCACATCTGCCGCACCGTTTGCCGACGAGCGGAGCGACTCATCGTCCGCTTGGGCAGCGTTGAGGCATTGCGTGAAGAGCCACGCATCTATGTAAATCGACTTAGCGACTGGCTTTTTGTAGTTTCTCGGCACATCAGCATGACCCTAGGAGTGCCTGAGGTGCTGTGGAACCAAGGTGGAAAATCACGTCCCCATGACCAATCGTCAGTCCCCTAA